The genomic region GCCAGTAGGCGCCGTCCCGATTTTGGTGACGCTGGTATCCACTTGGGGCTGGCGGGCCACGGCGCTGAGGTTGGCGCCGGTGGTACTATCCTGGGCGGGCGCAGATTCGTCGGCTAGAGTGTAGTCTTCCTTAGCCTTGGTAGTGGACGTGTTATCGGAGCCGCAGGCCAGCAGGAAAGAGCCCGACGCGAGCAATAGAAAAGCCTTTTTCATGGAAAGGAAGCGTTAGATACCGAGAAGCTGGTGGTTGAGGGATTGGTCGATGCCGGAGGCGGCGAAATCGTCGAAGGCGTGGTCGGTGACGCGGATGAGGTGGTTCTGGATGAAGGGCGCGCCTTCGCGGGCCCCATCTTCGGGGTGCTTGAGGGCGCACTCCCACTCCAGCACCGCCCAACCGGGGTAGTCGTACTGGGTTAGCTTGCTGAAAATGGCCTTGAAATCCACCTGCCCGTCGCCGAGGGAGCGGAAGCGGCCGGCGCGGTCGGTCCAGCTCTGGTAGCCGCCGTAGGCGCCCTGCCGGCCGTTGGGCCGGAACTCGGCATCCTTGACGTGAAACGCCCGGATCCGTTCGTGGTAGATGTCGATGTACTCCAGATAATCGAGGCACTGCAGCACGAAGTGCGAAGGGTCGTAGAGCAGGCAGGCGCGCGGGTGCTGGTTGACTTCGGCCAGAAACCGCTCGTAGCTGACGCCGTCGTGCAGGTCTTCGCCGGCGTGCACCTCGTAGCAGACATCCACCCCGCACGCGTCAAAGGCGTCCAGAATCGGCCGCCAGCGCCGGCCCAGTTCGGCAAAGCCATCCTCCACCAGCCCGGCGGGCCGCTGGGGCCAGGGGTACAGGTAGGGCCAGAGCAGCGCCCCGCTGAAGGTGGCGTGGGCCGTGAGCCCCAGCCGCTGCGAGGCCTGGGCGGCGTACTTCAGCTGCTGCACCGCCCACTGCTGCCGGGCCTTGGGGTTACCGCGCACGGCTTCCGGCGCGAAGCCATCAAACAGCGCATCATACACCGGATTTACAGCCACCAGCTGCCCCTGCAGGTGCGTGGATAGCTCCGTGATTTCCAGCCCCGCCGCCTGCACCCGGCCCTTCAACTCGTCGGCATAGGTTTGGCTTTCGGCGGCCAGCTGCAGGTCGATGATGCGCGGGTCGGTGGTGGGGAGCTGCACACCCTTGTAGCCCAGCCCGGCTGCCCAGCCGCAGATGCTGTCCAGGTTGTTGAACGGGGCCTGGTCGCTGAGAAACTGCGCCAGAAATATGCCGGGGCCTTTGATGGTTCGCATAGGCTGGATTACACAGTAAGGGGCGTCCACTTCTGCGCGGAGCGGCCCGAGGCAATGACGGTTTCGATGAAAGCCATGCCGCGCAGCCCGTCCCGGATGCCGGGGTAATCGGCGGCTTCGGGCGGGGCGGGCGGGCCGCCCAGGTCGGCGCGCAGGGTGAGGGCGAAGTTGCGGTAGAGGTTGGCAAAGGCTTCGAGGTAGCCCTCGGGGTGGCCGGGCGGAATGCGGCTGTTGTGGCGGGCGGCGGCGCAGAGGTAGCCCGCGCCCGTGCGGCGAATTTCCGTAGGCCGGTCGGGCCACTTCACCAGCAGGGTGTTAGCGTCGGCCTGCTGCCACTCCAAGCCGCCTTTTTCGCCGTAGATGCGCAGGCGCAGGTTGTTTTCCTCGCCGGCTGCCACCTGGGTGGCTACCAGCACGCCGCTGGCTCCGCCGGCAAACTGCAACAGCACGGCCCCGTCGTCGTCGAGCTGGCGGCCGGGCACCACAGTGTGGATGTCAGCACACAGCTGGCTGACTTCCAATCCGCTCACGTATTCGGCCAGGTTGAAGGCGTGGGTACCAATGTCGCCCATGGCCCCGGCCACGCCGCTGCGGGCGGGGTCGGTGCGCCAGGCGGCCTGCTTGTTGTTGGCGTTGCCTTCCTCGAAGCTGCTGAGCCAGCCCTGCGGGTACTCCACGTACACCTTGCGCAAGGCACCCAGCGCCCCAGTGGCCACCAGGTGGCGGGCTTCCTTGAGCATGGGGTAGCCGGTGTAGGTGTGCGTGAGGCAGAGCCGGCGGCCGGTGGCCTGCACCACGGCGGCCAGCTCCCGGGCTTCGGCCAGCGAAAACGTCATGGGCTTGTCCAGCACCACATCGAAGCCCAGCTCCAGGGCCATTTTGGCGGGTGCGAAGTGCAGGTGGTTGGGCGTTACGATGCTGACGACCTGCACCCGCTCCGAGGCTGGCCGCTGCGCCTCCTGCTCCAGCAGCAGCTGGTACGAATCATAGACACGTTCGGCATCCAAGCCCAGCTCCTGGCCGGTGGTGCGGGAAGTAGCCAGGTTGCTGCTGAAGGCCCCGGCCGTCAGCTCATACAGCCCATCCAGCGCCGCCGCCATGCGGTGCACCGCCCCAATAAAGGAGCCCTGCCCCCCGCCAATCATGCCCAAGCGTAATTTCATGCAGTGCCTGTTGTGTTATTAGGTAATCGGCTGGCCGTCATGCTGAGCATGTGGCGCATCAAGCCAGGGGCCGAAGCATCTCTACCGCTTCGTTGCAACGCTATTGATTAGCCAGAGGTAGAGATGCTTCGACAAGCTCAGCATGACGTTTTCGGGAAACAGAATCAGGTCGTCGCCCAAGCCCGGTCACCCTTTTTATACGGTACGTTGCCGTCGTATTTGCCGGGAACGGGCAGGTAGCGCAGGGCTTTGGTGGCACCAACCTCCGAGGTAAAAAAGCCCAGCAGCGTCAACTCCTTAATCATGCGGAAATAATGGTTGGGCTGCTCCGGGGTCTTAGCCTTCTCATACTGCTTCATCTCGCCATCGAGGGCAGTGAGCAGGGCGGTACGCTGGCTGGCGTTGAGGGCCAGGAAGTCGTTGCCGCCGCTTTTCTTGGCCGCCGCTTCCAGCTTGCTGAAGCCATCAAGAAATATTTTCTGCTCTTCCGGCTTGTAACAGTCACGCACCATCACGGCCATGAAGCCGCCCACGTTGGCAGCCTTGGCGCCGGGCGTTTTGGTAGTGGGCAGGATGGTTTCGCCCACTTCGTTGAGCAGGTTGATTTGCTTGGCATCCAGCACTTCGGCCAGCTTGGCGGGCTTAACAGGAGCGGTTTTCGCTTTAGTGGCGGTGACCTTCTTGTCGGTGTCGGCGGTGCAGCCAGACAGGAAATACTCGGTCCCGATGAGCGTGCCGCCCATGAGGAGGGCTACGCGAGCTACGGCGTCTCTTCTGTTCATGATGGGCGGGATTAGACGTTTTGTTTTTTCAGCTCGCTCACGGCGTGGTCCACGGCGCGGGCCGTGAGGGCCAGGTAGGTGAGCGACGGGTTCTGGCAGGCCGCCGAGGTCATGGCTGCGCCATCGGTTACGTACACGTTGGGGGCGTCCCAGACCTGGTTGTACTGGTTGAGCACCGAGGTTTTCGGGTCGCGGCCCATGCGGGCGGTGCCCATTTCGTGGATACCGCCGCCCAGCGTGTAGCCGTTGTTGTAGGTCTTCACGTTCTTCACGCCAGCCTTTTCCAGCATTTCCTGGGCATCCGCCATCATGTCGATGCGCATTTTCTGCTCGTTGTCGCGGATGCTGGCGTCCATCACCAGCACCGGCAGGCCCCACTTGTCTTTCTGGGTTTTAGAGAGCGAAATCTGGTTGTCGTGGTAGGGCAGGGTTTCGCCGAAGCCCATGATGCCCATCGTCCAGTCGCCGGGCTCGGTCAGCGCGTCCTTGAAGTCGCCGCCGATGCTCATTTCGGCAATGTCGCGGCCCCAGCCCTCGCGGCCGGCGCTGCCCTGGTAGCCGAAGCCCCGGATGTAGTCGCGCTTATCGCCGAACAGGTTGCGGTAGCGGGGCACGTAAATGCCGTTGGCGCGGCGGCCGTACACGTATTTGTCTTCGTAGCCGGGCATTTCGCCGTGGGCACCGGCCCGGAAGTGGTGGTCCATCACGTTGTGGCCCAGCTCGCCGCTGCTGCTGCCCAGGCCGCCGGGCCACACGTCGGTGGCCGAGTTCATCAGCACCCAGGCCGAGTTCAGGGCCGAGGCGTTCAGGAAGATGATTTTGGCGTAGTACTCATAGGTCTGGTTGGTTTCGGCGTCCAGAATTTCCACGCCCTTGGCCCGCTTGGTATCCTTATCATATAGGATGCGCGTGACGATGGAAAACGGCCGTAGCGTGAGGTTGCCGGTGGCCACGGCCGCCGGCAGCGTGGCCGACTGCGTGCTGAAATACGCCCCAAACGGGCAGCCCAGCCAGCACTTGTTGCGGTACTGGCAGCTGACGCGGTTGTTGTGGTTCTGGGTGATGTTGGCCGTGCGGCCGATGATCATGCGGCGGTGCTCGTAGTGCTTTTTGAGGCGGGCGGCCACATCCTTCTCCACGATGTTCATCTCCATGGGCGGCATAAAGTCGCCGTCGGGCAGTTGGGGCAGGTTTTCGCGCGAGCCGCTGATGC from Hymenobacter canadensis harbors:
- a CDS encoding Gfo/Idh/MocA family protein, which translates into the protein MKLRLGMIGGGQGSFIGAVHRMAAALDGLYELTAGAFSSNLATSRTTGQELGLDAERVYDSYQLLLEQEAQRPASERVQVVSIVTPNHLHFAPAKMALELGFDVVLDKPMTFSLAEARELAAVVQATGRRLCLTHTYTGYPMLKEARHLVATGALGALRKVYVEYPQGWLSSFEEGNANNKQAAWRTDPARSGVAGAMGDIGTHAFNLAEYVSGLEVSQLCADIHTVVPGRQLDDDGAVLLQFAGGASGVLVATQVAAGEENNLRLRIYGEKGGLEWQQADANTLLVKWPDRPTEIRRTGAGYLCAAARHNSRIPPGHPEGYLEAFANLYRNFALTLRADLGGPPAPPEAADYPGIRDGLRGMAFIETVIASGRSAQKWTPLTV
- a CDS encoding sugar phosphate isomerase/epimerase family protein, which translates into the protein MRTIKGPGIFLAQFLSDQAPFNNLDSICGWAAGLGYKGVQLPTTDPRIIDLQLAAESQTYADELKGRVQAAGLEITELSTHLQGQLVAVNPVYDALFDGFAPEAVRGNPKARQQWAVQQLKYAAQASQRLGLTAHATFSGALLWPYLYPWPQRPAGLVEDGFAELGRRWRPILDAFDACGVDVCYEVHAGEDLHDGVSYERFLAEVNQHPRACLLYDPSHFVLQCLDYLEYIDIYHERIRAFHVKDAEFRPNGRQGAYGGYQSWTDRAGRFRSLGDGQVDFKAIFSKLTQYDYPGWAVLEWECALKHPEDGAREGAPFIQNHLIRVTDHAFDDFAASGIDQSLNHQLLGI
- a CDS encoding gluconate 2-dehydrogenase subunit 3 family protein; translation: MNRRDAVARVALLMGGTLIGTEYFLSGCTADTDKKVTATKAKTAPVKPAKLAEVLDAKQINLLNEVGETILPTTKTPGAKAANVGGFMAVMVRDCYKPEEQKIFLDGFSKLEAAAKKSGGNDFLALNASQRTALLTALDGEMKQYEKAKTPEQPNHYFRMIKELTLLGFFTSEVGATKALRYLPVPGKYDGNVPYKKGDRAWATT
- a CDS encoding GMC oxidoreductase, whose translation is MEKNTYDAIVIGSGISGGMAAKELTEKGMKTLMLERGRNIEHIKDYVNANKNPWEYEHRGGKTEQMIKDHPVLSRDYTLNETNLDYWVNEKESPYVETKPFDWFRGYHVGGRSLMWGRQSYRLSDYDFEANAKDGIAVDWPIRYKDLAPWYSHAEKFAGISGSRENLPQLPDGDFMPPMEMNIVEKDVAARLKKHYEHRRMIIGRTANITQNHNNRVSCQYRNKCWLGCPFGAYFSTQSATLPAAVATGNLTLRPFSIVTRILYDKDTKRAKGVEILDAETNQTYEYYAKIIFLNASALNSAWVLMNSATDVWPGGLGSSSGELGHNVMDHHFRAGAHGEMPGYEDKYVYGRRANGIYVPRYRNLFGDKRDYIRGFGYQGSAGREGWGRDIAEMSIGGDFKDALTEPGDWTMGIMGFGETLPYHDNQISLSKTQKDKWGLPVLVMDASIRDNEQKMRIDMMADAQEMLEKAGVKNVKTYNNGYTLGGGIHEMGTARMGRDPKTSVLNQYNQVWDAPNVYVTDGAAMTSAACQNPSLTYLALTARAVDHAVSELKKQNV